One genomic region from Campylobacter concisus encodes:
- the lspA gene encoding signal peptidase II yields MRKSLVKFFIAFFVIFIVDQAIKMIFIDGFSWEGEFFSLVLTYNKGVAFSMLAFLDEWLKFIQIALILGVFIYLLVEKKLLCSHAIWLGALLGAGSSNITDRFVHGGVVDYVFWHKWFNFAVFNFADVMIDLCVVMILWQSFRKRRESGK; encoded by the coding sequence ATGCGTAAAAGCTTAGTTAAATTTTTCATTGCGTTTTTTGTCATTTTTATCGTTGATCAAGCGATAAAAATGATATTCATAGATGGTTTTTCGTGGGAAGGCGAGTTTTTCTCGCTAGTTCTTACATATAATAAGGGCGTTGCATTTTCGATGTTAGCCTTTTTAGATGAGTGGCTGAAATTTATACAAATAGCCCTTATCTTAGGCGTTTTTATCTATCTGCTGGTAGAAAAAAAGCTGCTTTGCTCGCATGCCATTTGGCTTGGAGCTTTGCTAGGAGCTGGCAGCTCAAATATCACAGATAGATTTGTCCATGGTGGCGTCGTGGATTATGTCTTTTGGCATAAGTGGTTTAACTTTGCGGTCTTTAACTTCGCTGATGTGATGATCGATCTTTGCGTGGTGATGATACTTTGGCAAAGTTTTAGAAAAAGGAGAGAGAGTGGGAAATAA
- a CDS encoding diacylglycerol kinase — MRNQPEYKFLKNFGYAREGLAEIFKNEKSFRIEICIFLLATLSLFFWNFDLVFNLFLIFSMAFVLVCECLNSGLERVTDLASPDYHALAKAAKDAGSAAVMIANFLCGALWCVTIGYKIWS; from the coding sequence ATGAGAAACCAGCCAGAGTATAAATTTTTAAAAAATTTTGGCTATGCAAGAGAGGGTTTGGCTGAAATTTTTAAAAATGAAAAGAGCTTTAGGATAGAAATTTGCATATTTTTATTAGCGACACTATCGCTATTTTTTTGGAATTTTGACCTTGTTTTTAATCTATTTTTGATCTTTAGCATGGCATTTGTGCTAGTTTGCGAGTGCCTAAACTCAGGCTTAGAGCGAGTAACTGATCTTGCAAGCCCAGACTATCACGCCCTAGCAAAGGCGGCGAAAGATGCAGGAAGTGCAGCTGTGATGATCGCAAATTTCTTATGTGGCGCACTTTGGTGCGTGACAATAGGATATAAAATTTGGAGCTAG
- a CDS encoding CopD family protein, with the protein MAEYYLYLKYLHYLFFISWMAVLFYQPRLYVYHVENMDKPDFVKVVEVMEYKMYHYIGWVALIGSFFTGILILIAMPDLIQTGHIHVKILVVILMAIYHLDLGRYMKQLKEKRCNKSGIFFRAYNEVPTIAMLIIIWVMIVNPF; encoded by the coding sequence ATGGCAGAATATTATCTTTACTTAAAATACCTCCACTATTTGTTTTTCATCTCGTGGATGGCAGTGCTGTTTTATCAGCCAAGGCTCTACGTTTATCACGTAGAAAACATGGACAAACCTGACTTTGTAAAAGTGGTCGAAGTGATGGAGTATAAGATGTATCACTACATCGGCTGGGTCGCACTGATTGGCTCATTTTTTACTGGCATTTTGATACTTATCGCGATGCCTGATCTTATACAAACTGGTCACATACACGTCAAAATTTTAGTTGTCATCTTGATGGCTATCTATCACCTAGACCTTGGACGCTACATGAAGCAGCTCAAGGAGAAACGCTGTAACAAAAGTGGCATCTTCTTTAGAGCTTACAACGAAGTGCCAACTATCGCGATGCTTATCATCATCTGGGTCATGATAGTAAATCCATTTTAA
- a CDS encoding exodeoxyribonuclease III yields MKLISWNVNGLRALVTKDGFAWLTEQKPDFLALQEIKVKESDVPKEIYNLGFKDISVNSGERAGYSGVMSLANFDIFTQKAAFFDDTEGRVLEHRFGDIVLFNIYFPNGQKDDERLAYKMDFYKKFLAYCKELVKSGKEVIFCGDVNTAHREIDLKNPKANAKTSGFLPIERAWIDEVLKSGFIDTFRAVNGDVSDAYSWWSYRFNARAKNVGWRIDYFFISQGLKDRLKDAFILPEITGSDHCPVGIDIEI; encoded by the coding sequence TTGAAACTTATTAGCTGGAATGTAAATGGCCTTAGAGCACTTGTAACAAAGGATGGTTTCGCGTGGCTTACGGAGCAAAAGCCTGATTTCTTAGCGCTTCAAGAGATTAAAGTCAAAGAAAGTGATGTGCCAAAAGAAATTTATAACCTTGGCTTTAAAGATATAAGCGTAAACTCAGGTGAGAGAGCTGGATACTCTGGCGTGATGAGCCTAGCAAATTTTGACATTTTTACACAAAAGGCAGCCTTCTTTGATGACACGGAGGGGCGTGTTTTGGAACATAGATTTGGCGATATTGTGCTTTTTAATATCTATTTTCCAAACGGACAAAAGGATGACGAGCGACTAGCCTATAAAATGGATTTTTATAAGAAATTTTTAGCTTATTGCAAAGAGCTTGTAAAAAGTGGCAAAGAGGTAATATTTTGTGGCGATGTAAATACTGCTCACCGTGAGATCGACCTTAAAAATCCAAAGGCAAATGCCAAAACTTCAGGCTTTTTACCTATCGAGCGAGCATGGATAGATGAGGTGCTAAAAAGTGGTTTTATAGATACCTTTAGGGCCGTAAATGGCGACGTATCAGATGCTTACTCGTGGTGGAGCTACCGTTTTAATGCAAGGGCAAAAAATGTTGGCTGGAGGATTGATTATTTCTTCATCTCGCAAGGATTAAAAGATAGGCTAAAAGACGCATTTATCTTGCCAGAGATCACAGGCAGCGATCACTGCCCAGTTGGGATAGATATAGAAATTTAG
- a CDS encoding cytochrome-c peroxidase: MKGVILCLFIITISFCKYESYKPLTVVKYNEEKALLGKKLFFDKRLSPNENYSCQTCHNLYWNLSGSNQDSMEKGTLNPPTILNAAANYLFYSDAKISNLKDQVKESITSRIELNSDNDKIVDSVNNISEYKILFKKIYNDGINFDNIADAIVEFEKAVLSVDSPFDRFISGDNNAIDDSAKKGFEIFNNIGCAACHNGRNLGGNLTQDIGRERISALDANKRLRRVPSLRNITKTAPYLSHGEINDLKEAISFIGNYQLGYELSKDEIDALYSFFLTLNGKKPRILNEY; the protein is encoded by the coding sequence ATGAAGGGCGTTATACTTTGTCTATTTATCATCACGATTTCATTTTGTAAATATGAATCCTACAAACCTCTCACAGTAGTAAAATATAATGAAGAAAAGGCTCTGCTTGGCAAAAAACTCTTTTTTGACAAAAGACTAAGCCCAAATGAAAACTACTCTTGCCAAACTTGTCACAACTTGTATTGGAATTTAAGTGGAAGCAACCAAGATAGCATGGAAAAAGGCACTTTAAATCCTCCAACCATATTAAATGCTGCAGCAAACTATCTATTTTATAGCGATGCAAAGATTAGCAATTTAAAAGATCAAGTAAAAGAGTCTATAACTTCTAGAATAGAACTAAACTCAGATAACGACAAGATAGTGGATTCTGTAAATAACATCTCTGAGTACAAAATTTTATTTAAAAAAATTTATAATGACGGCATTAATTTTGATAATATTGCAGATGCAATAGTTGAGTTTGAGAAGGCTGTCTTAAGTGTTGATTCGCCATTTGATCGTTTTATATCAGGTGATAACAATGCCATAGATGATAGCGCAAAGAAAGGATTTGAGATATTTAATAATATAGGCTGTGCCGCTTGCCACAATGGTAGAAATTTAGGAGGAAATTTGACACAAGATATTGGTCGAGAAAGAATTTCTGCCTTAGATGCAAACAAAAGATTAAGAAGAGTGCCATCACTAAGAAATATTACAAAGACTGCTCCATATTTATCTCATGGAGAGATAAATGATCTAAAAGAGGCTATAAGCTTTATTGGTAATTATCAGCTAGGATATGAGCTTAGCAAAGATGAAATTGATGCTTTATACTCATTTTTTCTGACATTAAATGGTAAAAAGCCTAGGATACTAAATGAGTACTAA
- a CDS encoding replication/maintenance protein RepL encodes MNEEIYKAIIGEKKVEIINLLVKSCDENGFIVVKISEICEKLDVSKPTVINTFKLLEEKKIFERVKNGVYRFKNL; translated from the coding sequence ATGAATGAAGAAATTTACAAGGCAATAATTGGCGAGAAAAAGGTAGAAATTATAAATTTGCTAGTTAAAAGCTGTGATGAAAATGGCTTTATTGTAGTAAAAATTTCAGAAATTTGTGAAAAGCTAGACGTGAGCAAACCAACCGTTATAAATACCTTTAAGCTACTTGAAGAGAAGAAAATTTTCGAGCGAGTGAAAAATGGAGTTTATAGATTTAAAAATTTATAG
- the rpsT gene encoding 30S ribosomal protein S20, which translates to MANHKSAEKRARQTIKRTERNRFYRTRLKNITKAVRVAVEAKDIEAANEALKVANKSIHSFVSRGFLKKQTAARRVSRLAQLVNTLKAA; encoded by the coding sequence ATGGCAAACCATAAATCTGCTGAAAAAAGAGCTAGACAAACTATAAAAAGAACTGAGAGAAACAGATTTTACCGCACTAGACTTAAAAATATCACAAAAGCAGTGCGTGTAGCTGTAGAAGCTAAAGATATTGAAGCTGCAAATGAAGCTTTAAAAGTTGCTAACAAAAGCATCCATAGCTTCGTAAGCAGAGGCTTTTTGAAGAAACAAACTGCTGCTCGCCGCGTTAGTCGCCTTGCTCAATTAGTAAACACTCTAAAAGCTGCTTAA
- the prfA gene encoding peptide chain release factor 1 has protein sequence MFADKLHPFLDRYNEISTLLSDPNIANDIEKMTKLSKEQSSIEPVATTATKYLQILNDIDENKALLEDSELGELAKEELKSLEISREKLEEEIKILLLPKDPNDDKNIFLEIRAGTGGDEAALFAGDLFNAYIRYAELRGYKFEIVSQSEGNTGGFKEIIVLIKGKGAYSRLKFEGGTHRVQRVPETESQGRVHTSAVTVAIMPEVEDSEIEINPNDIRVDVMRSSGHGGQSVNTTDSAVRITHIPTGLVVTNQDGKSQHKNKEAAMKVLKARLYEMQEQERLAKETSERKSQVGTGDRSGRIRTYNFPQNRISDHRINLTLYRLDAIMAAGLFDEIIEPLITHYQAEAMLEAGI, from the coding sequence ATGTTTGCTGATAAACTTCATCCATTTTTGGATCGCTATAATGAAATTTCTACGCTTCTAAGCGATCCAAATATAGCAAACGATATCGAAAAGATGACAAAGCTTTCAAAAGAACAGTCATCAATCGAGCCAGTCGCAACTACCGCAACAAAATATCTACAAATTTTAAATGACATCGATGAGAACAAAGCCCTACTTGAGGACTCTGAGCTTGGCGAACTTGCAAAAGAAGAGCTAAAAAGTTTAGAAATTTCAAGGGAGAAGCTTGAGGAAGAGATCAAAATTTTACTTCTTCCAAAAGATCCAAACGATGATAAAAATATATTTTTAGAAATTCGTGCAGGTACGGGCGGCGATGAAGCAGCACTATTTGCTGGCGATTTATTTAACGCATACATTAGATACGCAGAGCTTCGCGGATATAAATTTGAGATCGTTAGCCAAAGCGAGGGCAACACTGGTGGTTTTAAAGAGATCATCGTGCTAATAAAAGGCAAAGGTGCTTACTCGAGGCTAAAATTCGAAGGCGGCACGCATAGAGTTCAGCGTGTGCCAGAGACTGAGAGCCAGGGCAGGGTGCACACCTCGGCTGTGACTGTGGCTATCATGCCAGAGGTCGAAGATAGCGAGATCGAGATCAATCCAAATGATATTAGAGTCGATGTTATGAGAAGCTCAGGCCACGGTGGCCAGTCGGTAAATACAACCGATAGTGCCGTTAGGATCACGCATATACCAACAGGCCTTGTCGTGACAAACCAAGACGGCAAGAGTCAGCACAAAAACAAAGAAGCTGCGATGAAGGTACTAAAGGCTAGACTTTACGAGATGCAAGAGCAAGAGAGGCTTGCTAAAGAGACTAGCGAACGCAAGAGTCAGGTCGGAACTGGAGACCGCTCTGGTAGGATAAGAACATATAACTTTCCACAAAACCGCATAAGCGACCACCGTATAAATTTAACACTTTACCGTCTCGATGCGATCATGGCCGCAGGCCTTTTTGACGAGATCATTGAGCCACTTATTACACATTATCAAGCCGAAGCTATGCTAGAAGCTGGCATTTAA
- a CDS encoding type II secretion system protein, producing MKKGFTMIELIFVIVILGILAAVAIPKLAATRDDAEISKTASNIQTLISDLGSYYTSQGEFASGSDAVKKMSNVKNPVNAKNDKCLEVGTGNNTNGEIGITIKTDGLCKQVWELPGLADVKALIESSDNKTANTLKFGGMGIKYKF from the coding sequence ATGAAAAAAGGCTTTACGATGATTGAGTTGATCTTCGTGATCGTTATATTGGGTATATTAGCTGCGGTTGCTATACCAAAACTAGCTGCAACAAGGGATGATGCAGAGATATCAAAAACTGCTTCAAATATACAAACACTTATTTCGGACTTGGGTTCTTACTATACTTCACAAGGGGAATTTGCTTCTGGTTCAGATGCTGTTAAGAAGATGTCAAATGTTAAAAATCCAGTAAATGCAAAAAATGATAAATGCCTAGAAGTAGGTACTGGAAATAATACTAATGGAGAGATAGGCATCACCATAAAAACAGATGGCCTTTGCAAACAAGTTTGGGAATTACCAGGCTTAGCAGACGTTAAAGCCCTAATCGAAAGTAGCGATAATAAGACAGCTAATACGCTTAAATTTGGCGGTATGGGTATAAAATATAAATTTTAG
- a CDS encoding bifunctional diguanylate cyclase/phosphodiesterase, translated as MSTKRTRTVLSFLVAIFFISAFFIYKANIAIDTAHKFDDGILNLKFIDNEITFSLNNIYDVSNYDKLNADINSFDTNLSNLSMLSDEMMLFHQNEIAKDIQNIKDTFSKKVFFLQRSAYVNSSIDSYIQISQYEIQNLAPLNKLEPIFYAIKGALMLSPEAIDDISKQIKMYKNEYKDNKKAQNVLDKILYATQATKTLHTISNSAKELHLDNMLENFRDKILEFHSDAVDNTKIAQRICLLTFIIFCSFGLYQIKMASERLRQIKLLRTTVENDHSSIIYCDKYNRISYVNKTFEEKTGYKLKEVIGKNPRILKSYMHPQSFYESIKEAVQKSLPWESDELISRTKSGDFLYEKVKFSPFFFKNKFEGYIAVKLDRTKETLILNELTQKNEQIKIQSSIDKLTGFGNYFALTEILDAQKDGVLICLSIKNFKILRFFYQTKIIDAMLKAVADTLKLCIDTSEIKAKLFRFQDDAFYIWYEGDNIVRDIEYIREYFGSNRINVAIDEKFENLPGIKIVFGVSLPNDTPQTNRLMQSVLANQLAIENGSNIYYYLENDAIEMKYHKNQLAVQLIEDALENDRVIVEAQGIFNLEENETEAKYYEVLVRIIDQNGKIHYPGEFLDIAMKTQLYPQITKKVISLAFDLAKRYPDYMFSINLSITDIADASMRELIENKLIECKDPNKICFEMLESEELSDYVAVNSFIKRVKGYGCKISIDDFGSGYSNYYRILELDIDTIKIDGSIIKKLPFDENARVLVETIVSFAKKQGYKIVAEFASSEEILNQIKNFGIPYAQGFLLGKPRRME; from the coding sequence ATGAGTACTAAACGAACAAGAACCGTACTTAGCTTCTTAGTAGCTATATTTTTCATTAGTGCATTTTTTATATATAAAGCAAATATAGCCATTGATACGGCTCATAAATTTGATGACGGGATTTTAAATCTAAAATTTATAGACAATGAGATAACTTTTTCTTTAAATAATATTTATGATGTCTCAAACTACGACAAACTCAATGCTGACATAAATTCTTTTGATACAAATTTGAGTAACCTTTCAATGCTTAGTGATGAGATGATGTTGTTTCATCAAAATGAAATAGCAAAAGACATACAAAACATAAAAGATACATTTAGTAAAAAAGTATTTTTTTTACAAAGATCAGCTTATGTAAACTCATCTATAGATTCTTATATCCAAATAAGTCAATATGAGATACAAAATCTCGCACCTCTAAATAAGCTTGAGCCTATATTTTATGCGATAAAAGGTGCTTTGATGCTTAGTCCTGAAGCAATAGATGATATTTCAAAGCAAATAAAAATGTATAAAAACGAGTATAAAGATAACAAGAAAGCTCAAAATGTATTAGACAAAATACTCTATGCAACTCAAGCTACAAAAACTTTACATACAATCTCAAATAGTGCAAAAGAGCTACATCTTGATAATATGCTAGAAAATTTTAGAGATAAAATCCTAGAATTTCACTCTGATGCGGTGGATAACACAAAAATAGCTCAGAGAATTTGCTTACTTACATTTATAATATTTTGTTCATTTGGTCTCTATCAAATTAAAATGGCCTCAGAGCGTTTAAGGCAGATAAAACTCCTAAGAACGACAGTCGAAAACGATCATAGCTCTATTATCTATTGCGATAAATACAATAGAATTTCATACGTAAATAAAACCTTTGAAGAAAAAACTGGCTACAAGCTAAAAGAAGTAATAGGCAAAAACCCTAGAATACTAAAATCATATATGCACCCGCAAAGCTTTTATGAATCCATAAAAGAGGCTGTGCAAAAATCTCTACCTTGGGAGAGCGATGAGCTTATAAGCAGAACAAAAAGTGGTGATTTTTTATATGAAAAGGTGAAATTTTCGCCATTTTTCTTTAAAAATAAATTTGAGGGCTATATAGCCGTAAAGCTTGATAGGACTAAAGAGACGCTAATACTAAACGAGCTAACTCAAAAAAATGAACAAATAAAAATACAATCTTCAATCGATAAGCTAACAGGCTTTGGTAACTACTTTGCTTTAACTGAAATTTTAGACGCGCAAAAAGATGGAGTGCTAATTTGCTTAAGCATTAAGAATTTTAAAATTTTAAGATTCTTTTATCAAACTAAGATTATCGATGCAATGCTAAAAGCAGTAGCTGATACACTAAAGCTTTGCATAGATACTTCTGAGATAAAAGCAAAGCTATTTAGATTTCAAGATGACGCATTTTATATATGGTATGAAGGCGATAATATCGTAAGAGATATTGAATATATTAGAGAATATTTTGGTTCAAATAGAATAAATGTCGCTATTGATGAAAAATTTGAAAACCTACCAGGCATAAAGATAGTATTTGGTGTTTCATTGCCAAACGATACCCCACAAACTAACCGCCTAATGCAATCAGTCCTTGCAAATCAGCTCGCAATAGAAAATGGTAGCAATATTTACTACTATCTAGAAAATGACGCCATTGAGATGAAATATCACAAAAACCAGCTGGCAGTTCAACTAATCGAAGATGCGCTAGAAAACGATAGAGTCATCGTAGAAGCACAAGGCATCTTTAACTTAGAAGAAAATGAAACCGAAGCAAAGTATTATGAAGTTTTGGTTCGTATAATTGATCAAAATGGCAAGATTCATTATCCGGGCGAATTTTTAGATATTGCCATGAAAACGCAACTATATCCGCAAATAACCAAAAAGGTGATAAGTCTTGCGTTTGATCTTGCTAAAAGATATCCAGATTATATGTTTTCTATAAATTTATCAATTACCGATATTGCTGACGCTAGTATGAGAGAGCTTATAGAAAATAAACTAATCGAGTGCAAAGATCCTAATAAAATTTGCTTTGAAATGCTAGAGAGCGAAGAGCTTAGCGACTATGTTGCGGTAAATTCTTTTATAAAACGCGTCAAGGGCTATGGATGTAAAATTTCCATTGATGACTTTGGCTCAGGGTACTCAAACTATTACCGAATTTTGGAGCTTGATATAGACACCATAAAGATAGATGGCTCGATAATCAAAAAGCTTCCATTTGATGAAAATGCTAGAGTTCTAGTAGAAACCATCGTAAGCTTTGCAAAAAAGCAAGGCTACAAAATAGTAGCCGAGTTTGCAAGTTCAGAAGAAATTTTAAACCAAATCAAAAATTTTGGAATACCTTACGCACAAGGCTTCTTACTAGGTAAGCCTCGCAGAATGGAATAG
- a CDS encoding NINE protein: MGNNIYVAYALWLFTGWLGAHRIYLGKFITGFLMMGLFFIGYSLQIILVGYLFLAIWGIWWIIDAFLVGAYVEKNLQKVELKERLKLKDKEDDLKRLYELFESGAISKAEFEARKEILFR; this comes from the coding sequence GTGGGAAATAATATCTACGTCGCATACGCGCTTTGGCTATTTACTGGCTGGCTTGGGGCGCATAGAATTTATCTTGGTAAATTTATCACTGGTTTTTTGATGATGGGGTTATTTTTTATCGGTTACTCTTTACAAATCATCCTCGTTGGTTATTTATTCTTGGCTATTTGGGGCATTTGGTGGATCATCGATGCATTTTTGGTTGGTGCTTATGTCGAGAAAAATTTACAAAAAGTCGAGCTAAAAGAGAGGCTAAAACTAAAAGATAAAGAGGACGACTTAAAAAGGCTTTACGAGCTTTTTGAGAGTGGTGCGATCAGCAAGGCTGAATTTGAAGCTAGAAAAGAGATACTTTTTAGATAA
- the glmM gene encoding phosphoglucosamine mutase produces the protein MKLFGTDGVRGKAGEKLSAQTSMRLAMAAGIYFRKTSATNVILVGKDTRKSGYMIETAIVAGLTAVGYNVLQIGPMPTPAIAFLTENMRCDAGIMISASHNPYYDNGIKFFDSFGNKLDEKIEAEIEKIFYDDELIANAQKTMTEIGANKRIDDVIGRYIVQIKNSFPKELNLKNLRVVLDVANGAAYKVAPTVFSELGADVIVINDEPNGSNINQNCGALHPEDLASEVKRLRADIGFAFDGDADRLVVVDENGEVVHGDAILGSLAAFLHEQKALKGGAIVATVMSNAALDDYLKAHKIKLLRSNVGDKYVLEMMKENGINFGGEQSGHVIFNDYAKTGDGLVTSMQVVAMMLKKGKKASEIFGELKPYPQILLNLKITEKKPLDKIEGLKELEASLAKEGIRSLFRYSGTENLIRLLLEGKNQTLVEKRMDEVEKFFVKALNA, from the coding sequence ATGAAACTATTTGGAACAGATGGTGTTCGTGGCAAGGCAGGCGAAAAGCTCTCAGCTCAAACATCTATGCGTCTTGCAATGGCAGCTGGAATTTATTTTAGAAAGACCTCAGCGACAAATGTGATATTGGTTGGAAAAGATACTAGAAAAAGCGGCTATATGATCGAAACTGCAATTGTTGCAGGGCTAACTGCTGTTGGATACAACGTCCTTCAAATAGGCCCTATGCCAACGCCTGCGATCGCATTTTTAACAGAAAATATGCGCTGTGACGCTGGTATCATGATAAGTGCATCGCACAATCCGTACTACGATAACGGCATAAAATTTTTTGATAGCTTTGGCAACAAACTAGATGAAAAAATAGAAGCCGAGATAGAGAAAATTTTCTACGACGATGAGCTCATTGCTAACGCTCAAAAGACGATGACAGAGATCGGTGCAAACAAGAGGATCGATGATGTTATCGGTAGATATATCGTGCAGATCAAAAATTCATTCCCAAAAGAGTTAAATTTAAAGAATTTACGAGTAGTTTTAGACGTGGCAAACGGAGCTGCTTACAAGGTCGCACCAACTGTATTTAGCGAGCTTGGAGCCGATGTCATCGTCATAAACGACGAGCCAAATGGTAGCAATATCAATCAAAACTGCGGTGCGCTCCACCCAGAAGATCTAGCAAGCGAGGTAAAAAGGCTTCGTGCTGACATTGGCTTTGCATTTGACGGCGATGCTGATAGGCTTGTAGTAGTTGACGAAAACGGCGAAGTTGTACATGGCGATGCGATACTTGGCTCACTTGCAGCATTTTTGCACGAGCAAAAGGCGCTAAAAGGCGGAGCCATTGTGGCTACGGTGATGAGTAACGCCGCACTTGATGACTATCTAAAAGCTCATAAGATCAAACTACTTCGCTCAAACGTAGGCGATAAATACGTGCTTGAGATGATGAAAGAAAATGGTATAAATTTTGGCGGTGAGCAAAGCGGTCACGTGATATTTAACGACTACGCTAAAACTGGCGACGGCCTTGTTACCTCAATGCAAGTTGTCGCGATGATGCTTAAAAAAGGTAAAAAAGCTAGCGAAATTTTTGGTGAGCTAAAGCCATATCCACAAATTTTACTAAATTTAAAGATCACAGAGAAAAAGCCGCTTGATAAGATAGAGGGGCTAAAAGAGCTTGAGGCTAGCCTTGCAAAAGAGGGTATAAGATCGCTCTTTAGATACTCCGGCACTGAGAATTTGATCAGACTTTTGCTTGAGGGCAAAAATCAAACTTTAGTTGAAAAACGCATGGATGAAGTTGAGAAATTTTTCGTAAAAGCCCTAAATGCGTAA
- a CDS encoding TOBE domain-containing protein, which produces MSISARNQLNVEITEVRTGVVNSLISAKLASGEVLKATVTVDSEKGLDLKVGKKAIFLFKASSVIVSKDDSIKLSATNQIKGVVSEIKDGAVNAEVIIDVNGSKISAIITRESVSSLALKAGDKVTAIIKATQIIVGVK; this is translated from the coding sequence ATGTCAATAAGTGCAAGAAATCAACTAAATGTTGAGATCACAGAGGTAAGAACAGGTGTGGTAAATTCGCTAATATCTGCTAAGCTTGCAAGCGGTGAAGTGTTAAAAGCAACTGTTACGGTTGATAGTGAAAAAGGTCTTGATCTTAAAGTTGGCAAAAAAGCTATCTTTTTATTCAAAGCTTCAAGCGTTATCGTTTCAAAAGATGACAGCATCAAGCTTAGTGCTACAAACCAAATCAAAGGTGTTGTTAGCGAGATAAAAGACGGAGCTGTAAATGCTGAAGTTATTATCGATGTAAATGGCAGCAAAATTTCTGCTATCATCACAAGAGAGTCAGTTAGTAGTCTAGCTTTAAAAGCAGGAGATAAAGTAACTGCAATTATCAAAGCAACTCAAATCATAGTTGGTGTTAAATAA